One stretch of Pigmentiphaga aceris DNA includes these proteins:
- a CDS encoding 4'-phosphopantetheinyl transferase family protein, producing the protein MIHVTLVRTDIHDMLLAQMMNALSPAERARAARFRTAADRRRHVVARTVLKSLLAEQLDVQAQDVQLSVGAYGKPVLVRHGYDAHLQYGARASMPNAAPAHLSSVHTFDALHFNLSHSGDLALIALAPVPVGIDLERDTPADANALVQAWFTPAEQGRLARGDDDFLSLWTAREAVLKAVGTGLSADPAAFSLPSQKSTTMQSASGLPQFEPVQIPAASAGSEFQGYIVAALALDAAQANAHAAIPPTLIAPYRAAIALRGAALPVQLHYADAARFSPRVTLDALAPASADAMCVLS; encoded by the coding sequence ATGATCCACGTCACCCTGGTCCGCACCGATATCCACGACATGCTGCTCGCGCAGATGATGAACGCCTTGTCGCCTGCCGAACGCGCCCGTGCCGCGCGCTTTCGCACGGCGGCGGACCGGCGTCGACACGTGGTGGCCAGGACGGTGTTGAAAAGCCTGCTGGCCGAGCAATTGGATGTGCAGGCGCAAGACGTGCAACTGTCGGTAGGTGCGTATGGCAAGCCGGTGTTGGTGCGGCATGGCTATGACGCACATCTCCAATACGGTGCACGCGCATCCATGCCCAACGCAGCGCCGGCCCATCTGTCATCCGTTCACACTTTTGACGCGCTGCACTTCAACCTGTCGCACAGTGGTGATCTGGCCCTGATTGCACTGGCTCCGGTGCCTGTTGGCATCGACCTGGAACGCGATACCCCGGCCGATGCAAATGCCTTGGTGCAGGCGTGGTTCACCCCGGCCGAACAAGGCCGGCTGGCGCGCGGTGACGATGATTTCCTGTCGCTCTGGACTGCGCGCGAAGCCGTGCTGAAAGCGGTTGGAACCGGCTTGTCTGCCGACCCGGCTGCTTTCTCGTTGCCATCGCAGAAGTCGACCACGATGCAGTCTGCAAGTGGCCTGCCGCAGTTCGAGCCGGTACAGATTCCAGCTGCAAGTGCAGGGTCTGAATTCCAGGGCTATATCGTGGCTGCGCTCGCGCTCGACGCTGCCCAGGCCAATGCCCACGCTGCGATTCCACCCACGCTGATCGCCCCCTACCGCGCCGCCATCGCCTTGCGCGGCGCAGCGCTGCCCGTGCAACTTCATTACGCCGACGCTGCCCGGTTCAGCCCACGCGTTACGCTGGATGCCCTTGCACCCGCGTCTGCCGACGCCATGTGCGTGCTCTCCTGA
- a CDS encoding (2,3-dihydroxybenzoyl)adenylate synthase: MTLTAQQIWPEEFAQRYRAAGHWRGETFGSYLRERAAAHPERVAIVAGDTRWTYAELDARADALARGLLDAGIKPGERVIVHLPNIPEFLSVVFGLFRAGILPLYALPAHRITEIEHFANSGEAVGYVAAERHDGFDYRALARELKTRVASVKNVFIVGNADEFTSFDALEAQGRASNTEPVPPVPSTVAFLQISGGSTGLSKLIPRTHDDYIYTLRESARICGLDGDSVFMGALPIAHNYPMSSPGVLGALYAGSRVVLSPSPSPEAAFPLIERERVTDVSLVPPLLLVWMQAAPGTKADLSSLKVVQVGGAKLMPEVARRVRPTLGVTLQQVFGMAEGLVNYTRLDDPEELIIQTQGRPISEDDEVLVVDDQGNAVPEGEAGYLLTRGPYTIRGYHNNPSANARSFTEDGFYRTGDIVKRTPEGYVVVQGRATDHINRAGEKISAEEIEDHLLAHPQVFDAAVVSIPDEYLGERSCAFIIAQGERPKGAVLKQWIRSRGLAEFKVPDQVVFVDSFSATAALKVSRKELRAALRAQLTAQDDA; the protein is encoded by the coding sequence ATGACCCTGACCGCTCAACAAATCTGGCCCGAGGAATTTGCCCAACGCTACCGCGCTGCCGGTCATTGGCGTGGCGAAACCTTCGGCAGCTATCTGCGCGAACGCGCCGCCGCCCACCCCGAGCGGGTGGCGATTGTCGCGGGCGACACGCGCTGGACCTATGCCGAATTGGATGCACGCGCCGATGCGCTGGCGCGTGGGCTGCTGGACGCAGGTATCAAGCCGGGCGAGCGGGTCATCGTTCATCTGCCGAACATCCCGGAATTCCTGTCGGTGGTGTTCGGCCTGTTCCGCGCTGGCATCTTGCCGCTGTATGCGCTGCCCGCCCACCGCATCACGGAAATCGAACACTTCGCCAACAGTGGCGAAGCCGTGGGGTACGTTGCCGCCGAGCGCCACGATGGCTTCGACTACCGTGCCCTGGCACGAGAACTGAAAACCCGCGTGGCGTCAGTAAAGAACGTGTTCATCGTTGGTAATGCTGATGAATTCACTTCGTTCGACGCGCTGGAAGCGCAGGGCCGCGCAAGCAACACGGAACCCGTGCCGCCCGTGCCGTCCACGGTGGCCTTCCTGCAGATTTCGGGCGGCAGCACTGGCCTGTCCAAGCTGATCCCGCGCACGCACGACGACTACATCTACACGCTGCGCGAAAGCGCGCGCATCTGCGGGCTGGATGGCGACAGTGTGTTTATGGGCGCGCTGCCCATTGCCCACAATTACCCCATGAGTTCGCCGGGCGTACTGGGTGCCCTGTACGCCGGGTCACGCGTGGTGCTCAGCCCCTCGCCCAGCCCGGAAGCTGCCTTCCCGCTGATCGAGCGCGAGCGTGTCACCGACGTCAGTCTGGTGCCGCCTCTGTTGCTGGTGTGGATGCAGGCAGCGCCGGGAACCAAGGCCGACTTGTCGAGCCTGAAAGTGGTGCAAGTGGGTGGTGCAAAGCTGATGCCGGAAGTGGCACGCCGTGTGCGCCCGACGCTGGGCGTGACTTTGCAGCAGGTGTTCGGCATGGCCGAAGGGCTGGTCAACTACACGCGCCTGGATGACCCGGAAGAACTCATCATCCAGACCCAGGGTCGTCCGATCAGCGAAGACGACGAAGTACTGGTGGTCGATGACCAGGGCAATGCCGTGCCGGAAGGCGAAGCCGGTTATCTGTTGACGCGTGGTCCTTACACGATCCGTGGATATCACAACAACCCGTCGGCCAATGCGCGCTCGTTCACGGAAGACGGTTTTTACCGCACCGGCGACATCGTGAAGCGCACGCCGGAAGGTTACGTGGTGGTGCAGGGGCGGGCGACCGATCACATCAATCGTGCAGGCGAAAAAATCTCGGCAGAAGAGATCGAAGATCACTTGCTGGCGCACCCGCAGGTCTTCGATGCGGCGGTGGTGTCCATCCCCGACGAATACCTGGGCGAGCGCAGCTGTGCCTTCATCATTGCGCAGGGCGAGCGGCCCAAGGGCGCAGTGCTGAAGCAGTGGATACGTTCACGCGGGCTGGCCGAGTTCAAGGTGCCGGACCAGGTGGTGTTCGTTGACAGTTTCAGTGCCACGGCGGCACTCAAGGTCAGTCGCAAGGAATTGCGTGCGGCCTTGCGTGCGCAGTTGACCGCGCAAGACGACGCTTAA
- a CDS encoding phosphopantetheine-binding protein, with protein sequence MTDATQTLSLEQMRADIARILHEDPSEIGDEDSLIDLGLDSIRAMALVTRWRDAGATVEFSELAEDARLSHWWAVVERALARKA encoded by the coding sequence ATGACAGATGCAACGCAGACCCTGAGCCTTGAACAAATGCGCGCCGACATCGCGCGGATTCTGCATGAAGACCCGTCCGAGATCGGTGACGAAGACAGCCTGATCGACCTGGGCCTGGACTCGATCCGCGCGATGGCGCTGGTGACGCGCTGGCGCGACGCTGGTGCCACCGTCGAGTTCTCTGAACTGGCGGAAGATGCACGCCTGAGCCACTGGTGGGCCGTGGTCGAACGTGCGTTGGCACGCAAGGCCTGA